One region of Carassius carassius chromosome 41, fCarCar2.1, whole genome shotgun sequence genomic DNA includes:
- the LOC132123181 gene encoding chymotrypsin-like protease CTRL-1 isoform X1 has protein sequence MTFTIFSITCFALVASALGCGVPAIKPQTIGSRIVNGQNAISGSWPWQVSLQLPSGFHFCGGSLINQNWVLTAAHCTVVVGYHRVILGEHDRGSSVEPIQVKLVSKVITHPLYSRTTINNDIALLKLSSPVTLTPRISPVCLAPSTLSILPGTRCFTTGWGRTATTTSPLILQQTGVPIISPAVCKQIWGQNTITDAMICAGASGSSSCQGDSGGPLVCERSGVWSLVGSVSWGTSTCDTRFPVVYTRISQLRSWIDRTIASN, from the exons atGACCTTCACCAtcttctccatcacctgctttgcTCTAGTGGCTTCTGCTCTGG GTTGTGGAGTGCCTGCGATTAAGCCACAGACGATCGGCAGCAGGATTGTGAATGGACAGAATGCCATCTCTGGATCTTGGCCCTGGCAGGTCTCTCTTCAG CTGCCCAGTGGTTTCCACTTCTGTGGAGGATCCCTGATCAACCAGAACTGGGTTCTCACTGCTGCCCACTGCACTGTTGT GGTTGGCTATCACCGCGTCATTCTTGGAGAACATGATCGTGGCTCAAGTGTTGAACCCATTCAGGTCAAATTAGTTTCCAAG GTCATCACCCATCCGCTCTACAGCAGGACGACTATCAACAATGACATTGCTCTGCTGAAACTGTCGTCTCCAGTCACACTGACTCCCCGTATCTCTCCTGTATGTCTGGCTCCATCAACCCTCAGCATCCTGCCTGGAACCCGCTGCTTCACCACTGGCTGGGGTAGAACTGCCACCACAA cGAGCCCACTGATCCTACAGCAGACAGGTGTACCCATCATAAGTcctgctgtgtgcaaacagatcTGGGGTCAGAACACTATCACTGATGCTATGATCTGTGCTGGAGCCTCTGGTTCCTCATCTTGCCAG GGTGATTCTGGTGGTCCTCTGGTGTGTGAGCGTTCAGGGGTCTGGTCTCTGGTGGGCTCGGTCTCCTGGGGAACAAGCACTTGTGACACCCGTTTCCCTGTAGTCTACACCCGCATCTCCCAACTGCGCTCCTGGATCGACAGGACTATCGCTTCTAACTAA
- the LOC132123181 gene encoding chymotrypsin-like protease CTRL-1 isoform X2: MTFTIFSITCFALVASALGCGVPAIKPQTIGSRIVNGQNAISGSWPWQVSLQLPSGFHFCGGSLINQNWVLTAAHCTVVVGYHRVILGEHDRGSSVEPIQVKLVSKVITHPLYSRTTINNDIALLKLSSPVTLTPRISPVCLAPSTLSILPGTRCFTTGWGRTATTSNPLILQQTGVPIISPAVCKQIWGQNTITDAMICAGASGSSSCQGDSGGPLVCERSGVWSLVGSVSWGTSTCDTRFPVVYTRISQLRSWIDRTIASN; the protein is encoded by the exons atGACCTTCACCAtcttctccatcacctgctttgcTCTAGTGGCTTCTGCTCTGG GTTGTGGAGTGCCTGCGATTAAGCCACAGACGATCGGCAGCAGGATTGTGAATGGACAGAATGCCATCTCTGGATCTTGGCCCTGGCAGGTCTCTCTTCAG CTGCCCAGTGGTTTCCACTTCTGTGGAGGATCCCTGATCAACCAGAACTGGGTTCTCACTGCTGCCCACTGCACTGTTGT GGTTGGCTATCACCGCGTCATTCTTGGAGAACATGATCGTGGCTCAAGTGTTGAACCCATTCAGGTCAAATTAGTTTCCAAG GTCATCACCCATCCGCTCTACAGCAGGACGACTATCAACAATGACATTGCTCTGCTGAAACTGTCGTCTCCAGTCACACTGACTCCCCGTATCTCTCCTGTATGTCTGGCTCCATCAACCCTCAGCATCCTGCCTGGAACCCGCTGCTTCACCACTGGCTGGGGTAGAACTGCCACCACAAGTAA CCCACTGATCCTACAGCAGACAGGTGTACCCATCATAAGTcctgctgtgtgcaaacagatcTGGGGTCAGAACACTATCACTGATGCTATGATCTGTGCTGGAGCCTCTGGTTCCTCATCTTGCCAG GGTGATTCTGGTGGTCCTCTGGTGTGTGAGCGTTCAGGGGTCTGGTCTCTGGTGGGCTCGGTCTCCTGGGGAACAAGCACTTGTGACACCCGTTTCCCTGTAGTCTACACCCGCATCTCCCAACTGCGCTCCTGGATCGACAGGACTATCGCTTCTAACTAA
- the LOC132123182 gene encoding chymotrypsin-like protease CTRL-1 isoform X2, with the protein MTFTIFSITCFALVASALGCGVPAIKPQTIGSRIVNGQNAISGSWPWQVSLQLPSGFHFCGGSLINQNWVLTAAHCAVVVGYHRVILGEHDRGSSVEPIQVKLVSKVITHPLYSRTTINNDIALLKLSSPVTLTPRISPVCLAPSTLSILPGTRCFTTGWGRTATTSNPLILQQTGVPIISPAVCKQIWGQNTITDAMICAGASGSSSCQGDSGGPLVCERSGVWSLVGSVSWGTSTCDTRFPVVYARISQLRSWIDRTIASN; encoded by the exons atGACCTTCACCAtcttctccatcacctgctttgcTCTAGTGGCTTCTGCTCTGG GTTGTGGAGTGCCTGCGATTAAGCCACAGACGATCGGCAGCAGGATTGTGAATGGACAGAATGCCATCTCTGGATCTTGGCCCTGGCAGGTCTCTCTTCAG CTGCCCAGTGGTTTCCACTTCTGTGGAGGATCCCTGATCAACCAGAACTGGGTTCTCACTGCTGCCCACTGCGCTGTCGT GGTTGGCTATCACCGCGTCATTCTTGGAGAACATGATCGTGGCTCAAGTGTTGAACCCATTCAGGTCAAATTAGTTTCCAAG GTCATCACCCATCCGCTCTACAGCAGGACGACTATCAACAATGACATTGCTCTGCTGAAACTGTCGTCTCCAGTCACACTGACTCCCCGTATCTCTCCTGTATGTCTGGCTCCATCAACCCTCAGCATCCTGCCTGGAACCCGCTGCTTCACCACTGGCTGGGGTAGAACTGCCACCACAAGTAA CCCACTGATCCTACAGCAGACAGGTGTACCCATCATAAGTcctgctgtgtgcaaacagatcTGGGGTCAGAACACTATCACTGATGCTATGATCTGTGCTGGAGCCTCTGGTTCCTCATCTTGCCAG GGTGATTCTGGTGGTCCTCTGGTGTGTGAGCGTTCAGGGGTCTGGTCTCTGGTGGGCTCGGTCTCCTGGGGAACAAGCACTTGTGACACCCGTTTCCCTGTAGTCTACGCCCGCATCTCCCAACTGCGCTCCTGGATCGACAGGACTATCGCTTCTAACTAA
- the LOC132123182 gene encoding chymotrypsin-like protease CTRL-1 isoform X1, which produces MTFTIFSITCFALVASALGCGVPAIKPQTIGSRIVNGQNAISGSWPWQVSLQLPSGFHFCGGSLINQNWVLTAAHCAVVVGYHRVILGEHDRGSSVEPIQVKLVSKVITHPLYSRTTINNDIALLKLSSPVTLTPRISPVCLAPSTLSILPGTRCFTTGWGRTATTTSPLILQQTGVPIISPAVCKQIWGQNTITDAMICAGASGSSSCQGDSGGPLVCERSGVWSLVGSVSWGTSTCDTRFPVVYARISQLRSWIDRTIASN; this is translated from the exons atGACCTTCACCAtcttctccatcacctgctttgcTCTAGTGGCTTCTGCTCTGG GTTGTGGAGTGCCTGCGATTAAGCCACAGACGATCGGCAGCAGGATTGTGAATGGACAGAATGCCATCTCTGGATCTTGGCCCTGGCAGGTCTCTCTTCAG CTGCCCAGTGGTTTCCACTTCTGTGGAGGATCCCTGATCAACCAGAACTGGGTTCTCACTGCTGCCCACTGCGCTGTCGT GGTTGGCTATCACCGCGTCATTCTTGGAGAACATGATCGTGGCTCAAGTGTTGAACCCATTCAGGTCAAATTAGTTTCCAAG GTCATCACCCATCCGCTCTACAGCAGGACGACTATCAACAATGACATTGCTCTGCTGAAACTGTCGTCTCCAGTCACACTGACTCCCCGTATCTCTCCTGTATGTCTGGCTCCATCAACCCTCAGCATCCTGCCTGGAACCCGCTGCTTCACCACTGGCTGGGGTAGAACTGCCACCACAA cgAGCCCACTGATCCTACAGCAGACAGGTGTACCCATCATAAGTcctgctgtgtgcaaacagatcTGGGGTCAGAACACTATCACTGATGCTATGATCTGTGCTGGAGCCTCTGGTTCCTCATCTTGCCAG GGTGATTCTGGTGGTCCTCTGGTGTGTGAGCGTTCAGGGGTCTGGTCTCTGGTGGGCTCGGTCTCCTGGGGAACAAGCACTTGTGACACCCGTTTCCCTGTAGTCTACGCCCGCATCTCCCAACTGCGCTCCTGGATCGACAGGACTATCGCTTCTAACTAA